A window of Streptomyces profundus genomic DNA:
ATCTTGGCGCCGGCGTCCTGGTGCTGGCCCTCGCCGGCGAAGGCGACGGAGAGCGTCTCGCCCTTGGCGTGCTCACCCATCAGGTAGATCGCCGGGTACTTCATGGTGACCTTGGAGCCGATGTTGCCGTCGACCCACTCCATGGTGGCGCCCTCGTAGGCCACGGCCCGCTTGGTCACCAGGTTGTAGACGTTGTTCGACCAGTTCTGGATGGTCGTGTAGCGGCACCGGCCGCCCTTCTTGACGATGATCTCCACGACCGCGGAGTGCAGCGAGTCCGAGTCGTAGATCGGGGCGGTACAGCCCTCGACGTAGTGCACGTAGGCGTTCTCGTCGACGATGATCAGCGTCCGCTCGAACTGGCCCATGTTCTCGGTGTTGATCCGGAAGTACGCCTGGAGCGGGATGTCCACCTGCACGCCCGGGGGGACGTAGATGAAGGAGCCACCGGACCAGACGGCCGTGTTCAACGCGGCGAACTTGTTGTCGCCGGCGGGGATGACCGTGCCGAAGTGCTCCTGGAACAGCTCGGGGTGCTCGCGCAGCGCGGTGTCGGTGTCGAGGAAGATCACGCCCTGCTTCTCCAGGTCCTCGCGGATCTGGTGGTACACGACCTCCGACTCGTACTGCGCGGCGACACCGGCGACCAGACGCTGCTTCTCCGCCTCGGGGATGCCCAGCTTGTCGTAGGTGTTCTTGATGTCCTCCGGCAGGTCCTCCCAGCTCTGGGCCTGCTTCTCGGTGGACCGCACGAAGTACTTGATGTTGTCGAAGTCGATGCCGCTGAGGTCCGAGCCCCAGGACGGCATGGGCTTCTTGCCGAAGAGCTTCAGCCCCTTCATGCGGAGCTTGAGCATCCACTCCGCCTCGGACTTCTTGCCCGAGATGTCGCGGACGACCTCCTCGGACAGGCCGCGCTTGGCAGCGGCACCGGCCGCGTCGGAGTCGGCCCAGCCGTACTCGTAGGTACCCAGCCCCTCCAGCTCGGGGTGGGCGGTCTCCGTGGGGAGAGTCATGCGGGGTTCCTCCCGGCGATGCGTGCTTGTGCGGTGGTCCTGACGGTGTGACGGGGTCGTACGGGTCTGGCGGGTCCTACGGTGAGGCGTTCTCGGGCGCGGCGGCGTCGGACGCCGTGGGCTCTGGCGCGGCGGCGG
This region includes:
- the sufB gene encoding Fe-S cluster assembly protein SufB; translated protein: MTLPTETAHPELEGLGTYEYGWADSDAAGAAAKRGLSEEVVRDISGKKSEAEWMLKLRMKGLKLFGKKPMPSWGSDLSGIDFDNIKYFVRSTEKQAQSWEDLPEDIKNTYDKLGIPEAEKQRLVAGVAAQYESEVVYHQIREDLEKQGVIFLDTDTALREHPELFQEHFGTVIPAGDNKFAALNTAVWSGGSFIYVPPGVQVDIPLQAYFRINTENMGQFERTLIIVDENAYVHYVEGCTAPIYDSDSLHSAVVEIIVKKGGRCRYTTIQNWSNNVYNLVTKRAVAYEGATMEWVDGNIGSKVTMKYPAIYLMGEHAKGETLSVAFAGEGQHQDAGAKMVHMAPRTSSNIVSKSVARGGGRTSYRGLIEIAEGAEGSKSNVLCDALLVDTISRSDTYPYTDVREDDVTMGHEATVSKVSDDQLFYLMSRGLSEDEAMAMIVRGFVEPIAKELPMEYALELNRLIELQMEGSVG